The Tautonia plasticadhaerens nucleotide sequence GGTTCGGCCCGGACGAGTCGCTGGCCCGGGAAGCTCTTGGCGCTCTCCGGCCCCATCTCGTCGGGGCAGACGACGACGGAGCCCGGCGGCGGCGGCGTGTGGAGCCGTTCGATGATCCCCGTTTTTCGGCGAAGGCGGGATCGACCCGCTCGCCGAACCAGGCCCCCTGATGGCGCCAACGCAGGCCCTCGGCCAGGAGGAGCTCGTCGATGCGGCTGCGCCGGATCGGGATGCCCCTCTGCTCGTTGAGGTAGGCTTGCAGGCGATCGGGCGCCCGGCACGCGAGAGGCAGGCCCAGGCTCCTCGGGTCGGTCGACGCCGCGGCGATCACCTCGGCGCGTCGCTCGGCCGTATAGGGGATCCGATAGCAACGGAGCAAAAACCAACGAACTTGACTCGGAGCACCGGATTCGCCGAGTGGAAGCTTCTCGAAACCCGTCTCCGGCCACCTGATTCGAGAAGTCCCATTCGAGAGCGGTTATCGAGAACGCAGGATCCTGGGAACCAGCGGTTCCCCGCGGAAGTCCTTGCGACCTTTCGAAATCGGTCGTTTGCGAGAGCCGACCGCCCGGAAGATCGTTGGTTTTTGCTCCGTTGCTATCGGATCCCCGTATAGGTCGGTGGGCGCCCGGCCCGGGGCTGGTCCTCCAACCCGTGGAGCCCGCGGTCATCGAAGCGATGGCTCCAGGTGTAGACCGTCGGCCGGGAGACGCCCAGGCCCTCGGCGACCTGGCTGGGTCGCCTTGCGTCGGCGATGGCCAGGAGGATCCGGGCCCGCTCGACGAGGCGGGCCTGGGCGGTCCGAGAGGACGCAAGCTGTTGGAGGGCCTGACGTCCCTCGGGGGTCAGTTCGCGGGGCGTGACTTGGGTGAGGGTCATGGGTGCACCTCCCTTCGCGCGAAGGCCACACCCCTCCTACGTCAGACCGCGGGCGTCAGTCCTCTTGCCGGATGCACCACTTAGTACTACTCCGTTAGTATCTGGGGTGGCGAATCGGTGAGCCCCCGACAGTAGGGGCAATCATGCCGGCAGATCGGGGCCAGCAGCCGCTGCAACGCCCGCCGGATCGACGGCAGCGTGATCACCGGACCTCGGCGCCCCCCTCTTTGCCCGGCCGGGATCGCTCCCGACGGGCTCGTCGCTGTTCCGATGCCAGGAAGCCGTAGGCCAGCATCACCAGGCAGGCGTGGTGGTGGAAGCCCCGCCAGGAGCGGCCCTCGAAGTGATCCAGGCCCAACTCCTCCTTCATCTGCTGGTAGCCCTGCTCGATGTTCCAGCCATAATGCCCTCCAAGAGCGCGATGGGGCGGCCCGGCTCGCCCTGAGCCGGGCCGCCCTCACTCTACCGTCCCGGGCGCGGCCTCGGTCTGGTCAGTTCGGCAAGCCGCCCCTTGTTCGCCCACGTCCGCGGCAGCCGGCGGAGCTCGCGCAGCCGCCGCAGCTCGGACCCGTCGGCCCAGATCACGTGGTGGCCCTGGGCGTCGCGATGCGCCGTCAACCACCCGACCCGCACCCATCGCCGCACCGTGTCTCGCGACACCCCCAGCCGACGCGCCAGCGACGACGGCCGGTATTCGTCGCGGCCGAGGCCGGCCGGGCTGCCGAAGGGCGTGCGGGCCAGCCCCAGGTGCCAGAGCAGCCGTTGCACCATCCCCCGCGTGAACCGCTCGGCCCGCTTCGGGGGACGGAACCCCTCGACGTTGAGCCGCTCGGCCATCGCCGCCGGGCTGAGCCGCTCGGCGCGCCATCCCCGCAGTCGCTCGACCAGTCGGGGGTAGTCGGCCAGGAGGTCGTACCGCTTCACCGGCCGGGACATGGCGTGCGACTCGGTCATGCCGCCGGACCAGTGGAGCGTCACATCGACCCGCTCGCTCGCCTTGTCCACGGTGACGGACACGTGGTCAATCAGGAGTCGGGCGATCCGCTGCCGCTCGGCGGGCGTCGTCGTCGTCGCCTGCCACACCGCCGGCAAGTCGCCGGCCAGCGACCGGATCGTCCGCTCGTCGTCCGGTGAGAGCCGACCGGGGGCCGACCCCCGCCACCGCTCGTGCTCGTCCTCGAGGCGCCGCTGCGCCCTCAACGCCTCCTCCCAGCGCCGCTCCAACTCGCGGCCGACCAGGCGATTCTCCGGCTCGCAGGCCTGGTACTGCCGGGCCGCGCGGTCGGCCTCGCAGCCGGCGCGTTCGAGGCGGAGCCGCCAGTGCCGGGCCAGCTCGGACCGCTCGCGCTCGACCTCGGCCACCGCCGCCAAGCTCGCCTCCAGCGCCGCCGGCTCCACCGCCGCCAGGACCCGGCCGGCGACCAGCCCGTCGAGCGCCGGCCCGGAGAGGCTCTGGCA carries:
- a CDS encoding helix-turn-helix domain-containing protein, producing MTLTQVTPRELTPEGRQALQQLASSRTAQARLVERARILLAIADARRPSQVAEGLGVSRPTVYTWSHRFDDRGLHGLEDQPRAGRPPTYTGIR